In one Rhodospirillaceae bacterium genomic region, the following are encoded:
- a CDS encoding IclR family transcriptional regulator — protein MAAERANAVEKALSIIESFREGNDRLSLQEISERTHLNKATIIRLIASLEKFGYVLRVRKGEYALGPTFLEFGNLYQNSFQFSDHALPIMRNLVNETDNSAGLFIRDGDMRVCLHKVGSGAALVSSLQEGDRRPILPGGTGKVMLAFSDDPSEREAWTDIRNSFYIVNIGDRHPEFSSLAAPIFKRNQKLAAVLSISGPTSKFTKAHIDENLPRLLSAAGVLTKQIGGDPQPFTLSATA, from the coding sequence ATGGCAGCGGAAAGAGCGAATGCAGTGGAGAAGGCGCTTTCGATCATCGAGAGTTTTCGCGAAGGGAATGATCGCTTATCCCTCCAAGAAATTTCCGAGCGTACTCATTTAAATAAAGCGACGATCATTCGGCTGATCGCGTCGCTCGAAAAATTTGGCTACGTCTTGCGTGTACGAAAAGGTGAGTACGCACTCGGGCCAACCTTCTTGGAGTTTGGGAATCTCTACCAAAACTCCTTCCAATTCTCCGACCACGCCTTACCGATTATGAGAAATTTGGTAAACGAGACCGATAATTCCGCCGGCCTGTTTATTCGCGACGGCGACATGCGGGTTTGTCTCCATAAAGTTGGTTCGGGGGCGGCATTGGTTTCTAGTTTACAAGAAGGCGATCGGCGACCGATCCTCCCCGGCGGAACTGGAAAAGTCATGCTCGCCTTTTCCGATGATCCATCGGAGCGTGAGGCTTGGACCGACATCCGTAATTCATTTTACATCGTAAATATCGGCGACCGGCATCCAGAATTTTCTTCCCTCGCCGCACCTATTTTTAAGCGCAATCAAAAATTGGCAGCGGTACTTTCGATCTCAGGCCCGACGTCTAAGTTCACAAAAGCTCACATCGATGAGAACCTGCCGCGCCTTCTTAGCGCAGCAGGTGTTCTCACCAAACAGATTGGCGGCGATCCTCAGCCTTTTACTTTATCAGCCACGGCCTGA
- a CDS encoding isocitrate/isopropylmalate dehydrogenase family protein produces the protein MTLKIVTMPGDGIGPEISQATGVVLDAAMERFSLDIELQPDHMGFALLEQEGETFSDRVLEKIRAADGFIMGPNDTINYPPKEEGGRNPTAETRKSLDLFANIRPAVTVPGQGYTRKPMDLVFFRENTEGFYADRSMALGSGELKPTEDLALSVRKITRQASERIARAAFEAAKSRRKKVTAVAKGNVLKISDGLFLEAVQTVAEDYPDIELEIVIVDAMAALLVRSPETFDVIVTTNMYGDILSDEASELAGSLGLAPSINAGDNIAMAQAQHGSAPDIAGQDKANPTSLILSMAMLLEWLGRRHNDELLTKAAQAVEEAVHDCLNDPATRTGDLGGPLGTRAFGQAVADKVKG, from the coding sequence ATGACTTTAAAGATTGTAACCATGCCAGGGGATGGCATTGGACCGGAAATTTCTCAAGCGACAGGCGTTGTCTTGGATGCAGCGATGGAACGCTTTTCCTTAGACATTGAGCTTCAGCCTGACCACATGGGGTTTGCCTTGCTGGAGCAGGAAGGCGAAACATTTTCAGACCGCGTGCTCGAAAAAATCCGCGCTGCTGACGGCTTTATCATGGGGCCTAACGATACGATCAACTATCCGCCTAAGGAAGAAGGCGGTCGCAACCCAACAGCGGAAACACGCAAGAGCCTGGATTTGTTCGCCAACATCCGCCCGGCTGTGACGGTTCCTGGCCAAGGCTATACCCGAAAGCCAATGGACTTGGTTTTCTTTCGGGAAAACACCGAAGGATTTTATGCGGACCGCAGCATGGCGCTCGGCAGTGGTGAGCTTAAGCCAACCGAAGACTTGGCGTTATCCGTGCGCAAGATTACGCGACAGGCTTCCGAACGTATTGCCCGTGCTGCTTTCGAAGCCGCCAAGTCTCGTCGCAAAAAAGTAACCGCCGTTGCCAAAGGAAATGTCCTGAAAATTTCTGATGGGTTGTTTCTTGAGGCAGTTCAGACGGTCGCCGAAGACTATCCCGATATTGAACTGGAAATCGTTATCGTCGATGCGATGGCAGCGCTGCTGGTGCGCTCACCGGAGACTTTTGACGTTATCGTTACGACAAATATGTATGGTGATATTTTGTCTGATGAGGCTAGCGAACTTGCGGGAAGTTTAGGGCTCGCACCCAGTATCAATGCGGGCGATAACATCGCTATGGCGCAAGCGCAACATGGCTCCGCACCTGATATTGCCGGGCAAGATAAAGCCAATCCGACGTCGCTTATTCTATCGATGGCGATGCTATTGGAGTGGCTGGGACGGCGTCACAATGATGAGTTGTTGACCAAGGCTGCTCAGGCTGTCGAAGAGGCGGTGCATGATTGCTTGAACGATCCTGCAACCCGCACCGGAGATCTTGGCGGGCCGCTCGGCACGCGCGCTTTTGGTCAGGCCGTGGCTGATAAAGTAAAAGGCTGA
- a CDS encoding MmgE/PrpD family protein, which yields MSGETRTLADFAVGLNYEDIPGPVVERAKDCLIDTIGAAVFGSTMPWSKIVAGYVKANGGGGACTVLGPDGIRATPPMAALANGALAHAFEMDSLRQPSAGIHPGSTLGPPVLAMAESIGASGRDLITAFIAGNEVMSRIGLASKHSSEKMGFHAPGLVGPIGGAAALGRLLEFDVDRIVNAMGVAGSLSSGLLEFVRSGTGGMVKRLHMGRASEGAVLAASLAKEGFTGPVTVLEGEFGFLNVYCRDADITELTRELGTNFDTLNICLKRFSAHITAHTPIQAVLDLKAEHSFAGDDVAALTVQGSEKMLTHHNIPEPKDVMLGQYSTPFCVALAVHRDPLDPRSFSEENLNDEAIRGLCRKVKVELRDDAAGETTPWASVVKITLNDGRELEKRADSFMGMPSDPVSRDDMKDKFTRLTSDMGADWQGRVWDGLSDLENLDNVNALGLS from the coding sequence ATGAGCGGAGAAACCAGAACCCTCGCAGATTTTGCGGTAGGCTTAAATTACGAAGATATTCCGGGCCCCGTGGTTGAACGCGCCAAGGATTGCCTGATCGATACCATCGGTGCTGCGGTTTTCGGCAGCACCATGCCTTGGAGCAAAATCGTTGCTGGATACGTCAAGGCCAATGGCGGCGGCGGCGCATGCACGGTTCTGGGCCCCGACGGCATTCGCGCGACCCCGCCAATGGCGGCGTTGGCAAACGGTGCTTTGGCCCATGCGTTTGAAATGGACAGCCTACGCCAGCCCTCTGCCGGTATTCATCCTGGGTCGACCTTGGGGCCTCCCGTCTTAGCGATGGCGGAAAGTATAGGGGCGTCGGGCAGAGATTTAATCACAGCGTTCATCGCTGGTAATGAAGTCATGTCGCGAATTGGCCTCGCGTCCAAGCATTCGAGCGAGAAGATGGGGTTTCACGCGCCAGGCTTGGTTGGTCCAATCGGCGGTGCTGCCGCTCTTGGGCGTTTGCTCGAATTTGATGTGGACAGGATCGTCAATGCCATGGGGGTTGCAGGATCGCTTTCGTCTGGATTGCTGGAATTTGTACGCTCCGGCACAGGCGGCATGGTCAAGCGGTTGCATATGGGGCGGGCGTCTGAAGGCGCCGTGCTTGCAGCTTCTTTGGCTAAAGAAGGATTTACCGGGCCGGTAACCGTGTTAGAAGGTGAATTCGGGTTCCTCAATGTCTATTGCCGGGATGCGGATATAACCGAACTCACGCGGGAACTGGGCACAAATTTTGATACGCTCAACATCTGCCTCAAGCGTTTTTCGGCGCACATCACCGCCCACACGCCCATTCAAGCCGTATTGGATTTAAAAGCGGAGCATAGTTTCGCTGGCGATGATGTTGCAGCGTTGACCGTTCAGGGCAGCGAGAAAATGCTGACCCATCATAATATTCCTGAACCTAAGGATGTCATGCTGGGTCAGTACAGCACGCCGTTTTGTGTGGCACTGGCCGTGCATCGCGACCCCTTGGACCCGCGTTCGTTCTCGGAAGAAAATTTGAATGATGAGGCCATTCGCGGGCTTTGCCGAAAGGTTAAAGTCGAACTCCGTGATGACGCCGCCGGCGAGACGACACCGTGGGCCAGCGTTGTTAAAATTACGTTGAACGATGGCCGCGAATTGGAAAAACGCGCCGACAGTTTCATGGGCATGCCAAGTGACCCCGTCAGCCGCGACGACATGAAAGACAAATTCACGCGACTGACATCGGACATGGGCGCGGACTGGCAAGGCCGTGTCTGGGACGGCCTGTCTGATCTCGAAAATCTTGATAACGTAAATGCGCTTGGGTTGTCTTAA
- a CDS encoding CapA family protein: MTMKQTLILTGDMNFKAVTDPTVPFRHMAPIVQKADVLFGNLECCFFDKPGHNPAEREGFYAPPISAEALVNAGFDAIGHANNVTFGEEPILATIARLDELGIKHTGAGKNAEEAAKPAVVEKDGARFGFMQRTSAYWPKNQEAQKTAAGVAVLKAHTAYRPHLDDKAPNRPGVAPDVITWVDPDYLSAYRDQISALAADVDVAVASHHWGLKEDVLAYQKEIAHTAIDSGAKIVMGHGPHMPLGVEIYKDRPVFYGMGNFSFDIGHRAKHPDWIGTFATVEIEDGDLAEVSLQLIRHNPDNETYLRNPGDEPEEMDNILNRSKVLGTELTVEQNRILVWKK, encoded by the coding sequence ATGACCATGAAACAAACATTGATTTTAACCGGCGATATGAACTTTAAGGCCGTGACTGATCCGACAGTCCCCTTTCGGCACATGGCCCCTATTGTGCAAAAGGCCGACGTATTATTTGGCAATCTCGAATGCTGCTTTTTCGATAAACCAGGCCATAACCCAGCGGAGCGGGAAGGGTTCTACGCACCTCCTATTTCGGCGGAGGCCCTGGTAAATGCAGGCTTCGACGCCATCGGTCATGCCAACAACGTGACCTTTGGGGAAGAACCTATCCTGGCGACAATTGCCCGTTTGGATGAACTGGGGATCAAACATACCGGGGCCGGAAAGAATGCGGAAGAAGCTGCGAAACCGGCGGTGGTTGAAAAGGACGGGGCTCGTTTTGGCTTTATGCAACGCACATCCGCCTATTGGCCTAAAAATCAAGAAGCGCAAAAGACCGCAGCAGGTGTCGCCGTGCTGAAGGCACACACCGCCTATCGACCCCACCTTGATGATAAAGCACCCAATCGACCCGGCGTAGCGCCTGACGTTATCACATGGGTCGATCCGGACTATCTTTCGGCTTACCGCGATCAAATTTCTGCCTTGGCTGCGGACGTAGATGTTGCTGTCGCTTCGCATCATTGGGGCCTAAAAGAAGACGTGCTGGCGTATCAAAAAGAAATCGCCCACACCGCCATTGATTCAGGGGCCAAGATCGTCATGGGGCACGGACCGCACATGCCGTTAGGGGTCGAGATTTATAAAGACCGTCCGGTGTTTTACGGCATGGGGAATTTTTCATTTGATATTGGCCATCGCGCAAAGCATCCCGATTGGATCGGCACCTTCGCAACGGTGGAGATCGAAGACGGCGACCTTGCAGAAGTATCCCTACAACTTATTCGCCACAACCCAGACAATGAAACATACCTTCGAAATCCGGGGGATGAGCCTGAAGAGATGGATAATATCTTAAATCGCTCAAAGGTCTTGGGCACAGAATTGACCGTTGAACAAAATAGAATCTTAGTTTGGAAGAAATAA
- a CDS encoding MFS transporter: MTTLQATASDFTRQDQARVLLVSVGHGMTHWVKSVIFVLLPAVREDFSLDYTDIGLFGTIYYMGGAVANVSFGPMVDLTGRRELFQVLSLLLMVVAMAVIGMTDSYTVFLAMAILIAAGSSLWHPAAIPYLSSRYSSKRGYVLAIHSFCASIGDSAAPAVVGAMISGWFIITFSWREAVLWNMAPVLLVLPVIVFFVLLEPQPEKKNGPRGMAFMPYMIGLWAQLKSPMVIGLSVVAGLRSAAQGGLRLFLPVYMVDVGGLPLAYAGLALMALSVGGSVTAIPAGIASDRYGRRPVVMLALAVSTVLIAGFTLIENEFAMVGGVCLIGFSIYALRPVMISWIMDIIPDELGGSATNLLSTVQSLFNSVMPFVAGIIATKYGLVSVFYLFAALLMAANVVAYFLPKGHRD, translated from the coding sequence ATGACCACACTCCAGGCTACGGCTTCTGATTTTACCCGCCAAGATCAGGCGCGGGTACTTCTCGTCAGCGTCGGTCACGGTATGACCCACTGGGTCAAGTCTGTAATTTTCGTGCTGTTGCCTGCGGTGCGGGAAGATTTCAGCTTGGACTACACTGATATCGGACTGTTCGGGACGATTTATTACATGGGGGGTGCTGTTGCTAATGTGAGCTTTGGGCCCATGGTTGATCTAACCGGGCGGCGTGAATTGTTCCAGGTCTTGTCGTTGCTGTTGATGGTCGTTGCGATGGCAGTTATCGGGATGACCGATAGTTACACCGTCTTTCTGGCGATGGCGATCCTGATCGCGGCGGGCAGCAGTTTGTGGCATCCGGCGGCCATTCCCTATCTTTCTTCACGGTATAGTTCGAAGCGCGGCTATGTTCTGGCAATCCACAGTTTCTGTGCCAGCATCGGCGACAGCGCCGCCCCTGCCGTGGTCGGCGCCATGATCTCTGGCTGGTTTATCATCACATTCAGTTGGCGCGAGGCGGTGTTGTGGAATATGGCCCCGGTGCTGTTGGTGCTGCCAGTGATTGTTTTTTTCGTTTTGCTTGAACCGCAGCCTGAAAAGAAGAACGGGCCCAGGGGCATGGCGTTTATGCCCTATATGATCGGACTTTGGGCACAGTTAAAATCGCCAATGGTGATCGGTCTATCTGTTGTCGCTGGCCTTCGGAGCGCGGCACAGGGCGGGCTAAGACTGTTCTTACCAGTTTATATGGTTGATGTTGGCGGCTTGCCGTTGGCATACGCGGGGCTGGCCTTAATGGCGCTCAGCGTCGGCGGCTCGGTCACAGCAATCCCGGCAGGCATCGCATCGGACCGGTACGGCAGACGGCCCGTGGTGATGTTGGCATTGGCCGTTTCAACGGTTCTTATCGCCGGCTTTACCCTGATCGAAAATGAATTTGCGATGGTTGGCGGCGTCTGCTTGATTGGCTTTTCTATCTATGCACTTCGGCCTGTTATGATCAGTTGGATCATGGATATCATCCCCGATGAATTGGGCGGATCAGCCACCAATTTATTGTCTACGGTTCAGAGCCTTTTTAACTCTGTCATGCCCTTTGTCGCTGGTATAATTGCCACCAAGTACGGTCTGGTTTCGGTGTTCTATCTGTTCGCGGCCTTGTTGATGGCGGCTAATGTGGTTGCCTATTTCCTGCCCAAAGGACACAGGGATTAG
- a CDS encoding MmgE/PrpD family protein, with product MTDSPTSSPTLALGEFAASLTYDKLPAPVKVALADLLLDWLRVASVGERMEWSGWSRDYIAADGGQGNAGILFSDKTTDAASAAFLNTTYSGSIDADDVHVGSMLHPGCIIFPAAVAVGQQFGHSGRDVLAAVVAGYEAMIRTSLAIQPSHFKRGFQSTATCGGFGAATAVGALLFKGDDGPRRIAETLGLTASFSGGLAQFYQSGSTVKRIHAAWAAQSGVRAGLLARQGFSGPADILEGSAGFAQAYADAVDFAPLFDGLGENYRLLEVTVKGHASSARVMAAVEGMAALGAEHGFGHSDIEHIRIGVPTVIKGRLTMADPIDIQAAQMSLPFSMAVAAKRAPEAGAGLALTVTDYLDTVEDEEVRDLARRIDCEVDTSMDEQAAGDSVPADITVKLKDGAEHSIYVSAPKGSPSSPFTRGDHVTRFKNELGTRYSEEHVDRLLQQLENFADLDNVGALRDNLI from the coding sequence ATGACCGACTCCCCGACTAGTTCTCCAACTTTGGCACTTGGCGAATTTGCTGCCAGCCTAACCTATGACAAATTACCGGCGCCGGTGAAGGTTGCCCTCGCAGACCTACTGCTTGATTGGTTGCGGGTGGCTTCGGTTGGCGAACGCATGGAATGGAGCGGTTGGTCGCGTGATTATATTGCGGCGGATGGCGGGCAAGGGAACGCTGGGATTTTATTTTCCGATAAAACAACCGATGCCGCGAGCGCGGCGTTCCTGAACACCACCTATTCCGGCAGCATCGATGCCGACGACGTGCACGTGGGGTCCATGCTGCATCCCGGCTGTATTATATTTCCGGCAGCGGTCGCGGTTGGCCAACAGTTCGGTCATTCAGGACGTGATGTATTGGCAGCTGTTGTCGCCGGGTACGAAGCCATGATCCGAACGTCATTGGCGATCCAACCGAGCCATTTCAAACGGGGCTTTCAAAGCACTGCAACCTGTGGTGGGTTTGGTGCTGCCACCGCTGTCGGCGCTTTGTTATTTAAGGGTGACGACGGCCCCCGGCGGATTGCAGAAACGTTAGGTCTCACCGCTTCGTTCTCGGGTGGTCTCGCGCAGTTCTATCAATCTGGATCAACGGTCAAACGCATTCATGCAGCGTGGGCCGCACAATCTGGAGTGCGTGCCGGATTGCTGGCACGCCAAGGATTTTCCGGGCCAGCGGACATCTTGGAAGGCAGCGCCGGGTTCGCGCAGGCCTATGCGGATGCCGTGGATTTCGCGCCCTTGTTCGATGGGCTCGGCGAAAATTACCGACTGCTTGAAGTCACCGTAAAGGGTCACGCCAGCAGTGCCCGCGTGATGGCAGCCGTTGAAGGCATGGCGGCCCTAGGCGCAGAACACGGCTTTGGGCACAGCGATATTGAACACATTCGCATTGGCGTTCCGACTGTGATCAAGGGGCGGTTGACCATGGCCGACCCCATAGATATCCAAGCGGCGCAAATGAGCCTGCCGTTCAGCATGGCCGTCGCTGCCAAGCGCGCGCCGGAGGCAGGTGCGGGGCTGGCGCTGACGGTGACCGATTATTTGGACACCGTGGAAGATGAAGAAGTACGAGATCTAGCCCGCCGTATTGATTGCGAAGTCGACACCTCAATGGACGAACAAGCAGCGGGGGATTCAGTTCCGGCAGACATCACGGTCAAATTAAAAGACGGTGCAGAACATTCTATATATGTATCGGCGCCCAAAGGCAGCCCCTCCAGTCCCTTTACCCGGGGTGACCATGTAACCCGTTTCAAAAATGAATTGGGGACACGTTATTCTGAGGAGCACGTTGACCGCCTTTTGCAGCAGCTTGAAAATTTTGCAGACTTAGATAACGTCGGCGCATTGCGGGATAATTTGATTTAA
- a CDS encoding MmgE/PrpD family protein, giving the protein MVSQKLNVSPLMMDLSKYIAGVAKRRVPADVVEKTKHHVLDTVAAMISGSRLKPGEMAIKFARSQGGKREATVIGTKLVTSAINASLANGMLAHADETDDSHQRGRLHPGCATIPAALAVAERQGKDGAAFLKAVTAGYDLGVRVNLARGPMVLNDEGHSGHSSGSLFGATAAVGTLMDFKPGHVRHLFSYAVQQASGIPCWTRDPEHIEKAFDFGGMCARDAVTAATVVDLGFTGVDDVFSGPRNFFDVFSDDPRPKELIKGLGTRFEVMDAQIKKWSVGMPNQAVLDALELLISKHQPKVEDIKAVTVTLPNRRFHISDNVLMPDICTQHLVAVMLLDGGMTFASSHDEARMKARDVLALRRKINLVPSDALVKAKPLRQAIVEIELSSGKKIKHRTRAVHGTPQKPMTRSDVELKSLDLMVPILGRAKSQKLIKTIWSLEKVKDMKQLRPLLQP; this is encoded by the coding sequence ATGGTATCCCAAAAATTAAACGTTTCTCCCCTGATGATGGACCTTAGCAAATACATTGCGGGTGTCGCAAAACGACGTGTGCCAGCGGATGTTGTGGAAAAAACCAAACATCATGTGCTCGATACAGTTGCCGCGATGATTTCCGGTTCACGCCTGAAACCCGGTGAGATGGCGATTAAATTCGCCCGCTCCCAGGGCGGTAAACGCGAAGCAACAGTGATCGGCACCAAACTGGTCACCAGTGCGATCAATGCATCCCTGGCCAATGGGATGCTGGCTCATGCAGATGAAACCGATGACTCACATCAACGGGGTCGCCTGCATCCGGGGTGCGCAACCATTCCCGCTGCCCTTGCCGTGGCGGAACGTCAGGGCAAGGACGGGGCAGCATTTCTGAAGGCGGTGACGGCCGGGTATGATCTTGGCGTACGAGTGAATTTGGCGCGCGGACCGATGGTGCTAAACGACGAGGGCCATAGCGGCCACAGCTCCGGTTCGTTGTTTGGCGCAACCGCGGCGGTGGGAACTTTGATGGATTTCAAACCTGGACATGTCCGGCATTTGTTTTCCTATGCGGTTCAGCAAGCCTCCGGAATTCCGTGTTGGACCCGTGACCCTGAACATATCGAGAAAGCATTTGATTTCGGCGGTATGTGTGCCCGCGATGCGGTGACTGCGGCAACGGTGGTCGATTTGGGTTTTACAGGTGTTGATGATGTATTCTCTGGCCCCAGAAATTTCTTCGATGTTTTCTCAGATGATCCACGACCGAAGGAACTGATCAAGGGCCTCGGTACACGTTTTGAAGTCATGGATGCACAAATAAAAAAATGGTCCGTCGGCATGCCGAACCAAGCTGTCTTGGATGCGTTGGAACTATTAATTTCGAAACATCAGCCTAAAGTTGAAGATATAAAAGCCGTCACAGTAACTTTGCCCAATCGCCGCTTTCATATTTCCGATAATGTCTTGATGCCGGACATCTGTACCCAGCATTTGGTTGCGGTCATGCTGTTGGATGGCGGGATGACGTTTGCGAGTTCCCACGATGAAGCACGAATGAAAGCACGAGACGTGTTGGCCCTGCGCAGAAAAATAAATCTGGTGCCCAGTGATGCCTTGGTGAAAGCCAAGCCGCTTCGCCAAGCCATTGTCGAAATCGAGCTAAGCTCAGGTAAAAAAATTAAGCACAGAACCCGTGCCGTTCATGGCACTCCGCAAAAGCCCATGACCCGATCGGACGTCGAATTAAAATCGCTCGACCTGATGGTGCCCATCCTTGGCAGGGCGAAATCTCAGAAATTGATCAAAACCATCTGGTCGCTGGAAAAGGTTAAGGACATGAAACAATTGAGGCCATTGCTGCAGCCTTAA
- a CDS encoding ornithine cyclodeaminase family protein, whose product MTLLISNEDAEEILSITDCIDALEQMYRELADARAVSGHRSDMVTETAHESGTYSLKMMGGVIPAFEVGAVRINSDLLGYPESGGIKRRVKIPAAPGERWVGLVLLFSTRTGEPLAIFPDGVVQHMRVAGTSALGVKYMARENAKTVALLGAGWQAAAQIPAVMAVRNIEKFRVYGPTPERREKLCTEMEEKTGIEIRPVSDAQSAVKDADIVLCATNSMTTVFFKEWLEPGMHVSTIRNVEIEPAAINAADRIAIHDPSGLTSGYVLRTKGMALGDGKKQTADDPTLKHLADAPILADLVSGKVPGRTSDTEISQFLNYQGLGIQFAAAGWALYQKAKEHGRGRDLPTDWFTEDVIP is encoded by the coding sequence ATGACACTGCTGATATCCAATGAAGACGCCGAAGAAATTTTATCGATAACGGATTGCATTGATGCATTAGAACAAATGTACCGGGAATTGGCCGACGCCCGCGCCGTCTCGGGCCACCGTTCTGATATGGTCACGGAAACCGCCCATGAAAGCGGGACGTATTCTTTAAAGATGATGGGAGGCGTAATCCCGGCATTCGAAGTTGGCGCGGTTCGTATTAATTCTGATCTGTTGGGCTATCCAGAATCCGGCGGCATCAAACGACGGGTCAAGATCCCTGCGGCACCGGGAGAGCGCTGGGTTGGATTAGTCCTCTTATTCAGCACGCGGACCGGCGAGCCGTTAGCAATCTTCCCAGATGGGGTGGTACAGCACATGCGAGTCGCTGGCACCAGTGCGCTTGGCGTCAAATACATGGCGCGCGAAAATGCGAAGACCGTGGCATTACTGGGTGCCGGTTGGCAGGCAGCAGCCCAAATCCCCGCCGTGATGGCTGTTCGAAACATTGAAAAATTTCGGGTATACGGCCCGACCCCTGAACGGCGCGAAAAATTATGTACGGAAATGGAGGAAAAGACCGGCATTGAAATCCGACCGGTATCCGATGCCCAGTCGGCTGTTAAAGATGCTGATATCGTGCTCTGTGCGACCAACAGCATGACGACTGTGTTCTTTAAAGAATGGCTGGAGCCCGGCATGCATGTGAGCACAATCCGCAATGTCGAGATCGAACCCGCCGCCATTAATGCCGCTGATCGAATTGCCATTCATGACCCAAGTGGTCTTACGAGTGGCTATGTACTCCGCACCAAGGGGATGGCATTAGGCGACGGCAAGAAGCAAACCGCCGACGACCCAACGCTAAAGCATCTGGCGGATGCACCGATTCTAGCCGACCTTGTCTCCGGCAAAGTACCGGGGCGAACCAGCGACACCGAAATTTCTCAGTTCCTGAACTACCAAGGCCTGGGAATTCAATTTGCCGCCGCCGGTTGGGCGCTTTATCAGAAAGCGAAGGAACATGGTCGCGGACGTGATCTGCCGACTGACTGGTTTACAGAAGATGTAATTCCTTAA
- a CDS encoding MFS transporter: MNDTDSTPNAPAPRAALWSAYVTGALSNGMTDMYAVVVPLWALSIGLSPTEIGLIVGARSIPLMIFSIHMGVLIDRIGPRRILMTVSMTASLMALMYPVVPWFGALFCLQMIIGLSTVTGFICGQTMVGQLARGDTQRFGNFTFASRFGTFSGPILTGIIWDVAGPWGAFPFIFAWGLTLFGVSHLIPASAPSPTLAQGEERPTPRWHDFIPKSSDYIRSFALLGIPAVALAVGVTLLRSTTAGIQDSFYIVHLNSVGLTGTMIGILIAIGEISSGFGSLSAARLERFMAPHWILIVFSALAILFIALTPLIAGFIVLLFVFQVLRGLSQGIMQPVGYSILSTAAGPNAQGAVMGLRMTGTRMMNTILPPTMGVAVEVWGIEAGFYVIGGVLIFVLLLLSIGIAGSPSFSGQGDKKI; encoded by the coding sequence ATGAACGATACAGACTCCACACCGAATGCCCCCGCCCCCCGCGCTGCACTCTGGAGCGCCTATGTCACCGGTGCGCTTTCCAATGGTATGACTGATATGTACGCGGTTGTGGTCCCGCTGTGGGCTTTATCGATTGGACTATCCCCGACGGAGATCGGACTGATCGTTGGGGCGCGTAGCATCCCCCTGATGATCTTCAGCATTCATATGGGTGTCTTGATTGATCGAATTGGTCCCCGCCGAATTCTCATGACGGTCTCCATGACGGCGTCTCTCATGGCGCTGATGTATCCTGTGGTGCCCTGGTTCGGAGCCCTATTTTGCCTGCAAATGATCATCGGCCTTTCGACCGTGACCGGATTTATTTGTGGCCAGACAATGGTCGGACAATTGGCACGAGGCGACACGCAACGGTTCGGAAATTTTACTTTTGCCAGTCGGTTTGGAACTTTTTCCGGGCCGATCCTAACCGGTATCATTTGGGATGTGGCCGGGCCGTGGGGGGCGTTTCCGTTTATTTTCGCGTGGGGATTAACCTTATTTGGAGTGTCGCACCTGATCCCTGCATCCGCCCCGTCGCCAACTTTAGCCCAAGGCGAAGAACGCCCGACGCCACGATGGCACGACTTTATTCCCAAATCGAGTGATTACATTCGGTCATTTGCGCTTTTGGGAATTCCAGCGGTGGCCTTGGCCGTTGGCGTCACACTACTGCGCAGTACCACAGCCGGCATTCAGGATTCATTTTACATCGTTCATCTAAATTCTGTTGGCTTAACCGGCACCATGATTGGCATCTTGATCGCGATAGGTGAAATATCGAGCGGTTTCGGCTCCTTATCCGCCGCCCGCCTTGAGCGCTTTATGGCACCCCATTGGATTTTAATCGTGTTCTCCGCCTTGGCCATTTTATTCATTGCGCTAACACCCCTTATTGCCGGATTTATCGTCCTGTTATTTGTCTTTCAAGTGTTGCGGGGGCTTAGTCAGGGCATCATGCAACCCGTTGGATATTCAATCCTTTCCACCGCTGCAGGTCCCAATGCGCAAGGTGCGGTCATGGGCCTTCGCATGACGGGAACCCGCATGATGAATACTATTCTACCGCCAACCATGGGGGTCGCGGTGGAGGTCTGGGGGATCGAAGCCGGATTTTATGTGATTGGCGGCGTGTTGATTTTTGTCCTCTTACTTCTATCTATCGGCATCGCTGGGTCGCCGTCGTTTTCCGGTCAAGGGGACAAGAAGATTTAA